Proteins co-encoded in one Oreochromis aureus strain Israel breed Guangdong linkage group 3, ZZ_aureus, whole genome shotgun sequence genomic window:
- the LOC116336408 gene encoding uncharacterized protein LOC116336408, whose translation MRAVGVLLCFSVFTGVFMEDKEAPRFQACLGLEVYEGAESVMLPCQVPEDVYRDATAVVWDRKDLSIPTVHLRLQSGDDLTKQNVIYFNRTSMRADALQTGDLSLTLRNPIVNDTGTYTCTTRRYGQDQSKTHLQLKVAERPPPGPTPPPVWPKVVSGVLVPVVLLAVGFGVFMYFRYKKLKNKEVVQVTAEPGDESVVLTCRSTVQPLPDGAKVEWKDRNERKVHVYQKDSEQAEKLHRRYRNRTEMKKDPQKTGDLSLTLKYPTNTDRDTYTCTVYGREGKELMEKQVELKIKECQVEVVEGVESVLLPFKTTENLPGDSDVEWKRHEPEYMKVYVYENGSDRPDKQDDHYRGRTEMNTDLLNTGDLSLTLGHPTVGDSGRYACEVNSKGAWRYKRVWLTVKGRDQVQDQAEDNNTIEMTPLMDQQSA comes from the exons ATGAGAGCTGTCGgtgttttgctgtgcttttctgtgtttacgGGAGTCTTCATGGAGGATAAAGAAGCCCCACG ttttcaagcATGTCTCGGGCTTGAGGTGTAtgagggggcggagtctgtcatgctgccctgtcaggtACCAGAGGATGTTTACCGGGACGCCACTGCAGTGGTTTGGGATCGCAAGGACCTCAGCATCCCAACAGTCCATCTGCGTCTGCAGAGCGGGGATGATCTCACGAAACAGAATGTTATTTACTTCAACCGAACATCGATGAGAGCCGACGCTCTGCAgactggagacctcagcctCACTCTGAGGAACCCCATAGTCAATGACACCggcacctacacctgcaccaccCGAAGATATGGACAAGATCAGAGCAAGACCCATTTGCAACTGAAGGTGGCAG AACGTCCTCCTCCTGGTCCCACTCCTCCTCCAGTCTGGCCCAAAGTTGTCTCGGGTGTCCTGGTTCCTGTGGTTCTCCTGGCTGTTGGCTTTGGTGTCTTCATGTATTTTAGATATAAAAAGTTAAAGAACAAAGAAG TCGTTCAGGTCACAGCAGAACCAGGTGATGAGTCCGTTGTGCTGACCTGCAGAAGCACAGTTCAGCCCCTGCCTGATGgtgctaaagtggagtggaaggacaGAAATGAGAGGAAGGTCCATGTATATCAGAAAGACTCTGAGCAGGCTGAAAAACTGCACAGACGTTACAGAAACCGAACAGAGATGAAGAAAGACCCGCAGAagactggagacctcagtctgaccctgaaataccccacaaacacagacagagacacctacacctgcaccgtctacggCAGGGAGGGAAAAGaactgatggagaaacaggtggAGCTGAAAATCAAAG agtgtcaggtggaggtggtggagggggtggagtctgtcctgctgcccttCAAAACCACAGAAAACCTGCCTGGAGACAGTGATGTGGAGTGGAAACGGCATGAACCCGAATACATGAAGGTCTAtgtgtatgagaacggctctgaccggCCTGACAAACAGGACGACCATTACAGAGGTCGCACTGAGATGAACACTGACCTGCTGAacactggagacctcagtctgaccctgggACACCCCACAGTGGGAGATAGTGGGAGATACGCCTGTGAGGTCAACAGCAAGGGGGCCTGGAGATACAAGAGGGTGTGGCTCACAGTTAAAG ggagaGATCAGGTCCAGGATCAAGCCGAGGACAACAACACTATTGAAATGACTCCTCTGATGGACCAACAATCAGCTTAA
- the LOC116332147 gene encoding uncharacterized protein LOC116332147 isoform X1, with protein sequence MKTAPVALLPGVCVLLLSASTVSAGELMNRKRSVRLQQEHKYIYSVSPPVSLSVSPNLQQVFSGSSPVSLSCDDGWTVRRTRGNQTDECGPAADFRRLNESLCVQDLQTTFTAIYWCETSSGQKSDEVTISVSEKGVILEIPALPVIKGSNLTLRCRLSTGDTVAAYFFYSGRRLVSGHKEHTISNVQQSNEGFYWCATDLSGSSAHSYLRVRDPPTTSVRSSVRSRETMSPIPSLPPPPTNCSSPRPPPAPSSCAPVLRLLSHLLAFCIYSITTGLLLSICLDRLAARRSGNRLPVSVEMTQCIEQNYEAVVDITGERALYEDSEYSE encoded by the exons ATGAAGACTGCACCTGTGGCTCTGCTCCCCG gtgtgtgtgtgctgttgctGTCTGCATCAACTGTTTCTGCAGGTGAGTTGATGAACAGAAAACGATCAGTGAGACTCCAACAAGAACACAAATACATTTACTCTGTGTCTCCTccagtgtctctgtctgtcagtccaaaccttcagcaggtcttcagtGGATCCTCTCcagtgtctctgagctgtgatgATGGATGGACGGTGAGGAGGACCAGAGGAAACCAGACTGATGAGTGTGGACCAGCGGCAGACTTCAGGAGACTTAATGAGTCCTTGTGTGTTCAGGACTTGCAAACAACCTTCACAGCGATTTACTGGTGTGAAACCAGTTCTGGGCAGAAGAGTGATGAAGTCACCATCAGTGTTTCAG AAAAAGGAGTGATCCTGGAGATCCCGGCACTTCCTGTGATAAAAGGAAGTAATCTCACTCTGCGTTGCAGGCTCAGCACTGGTGACACGGTGGCAGCTTACTTTTTCTACAGTGGACGTCGTCTTGTATCTGGACATAAAGAGCACACCATCTCCAACGTGCAGCAGTCTAATGAGGGTTTCTACTGGTGTGCTACTGATCTGAGTGGATCATCTGCTCATAGCTACctgagggtcagag ATCCCCCGACGACCTCCGTCAGATCATCTGTCCGTTCTCGTGAAACCATGTCCCCCATTCCCTCTCTTCCCCCTCCTCCCACCAACTGTTCCTCACCTcgtcctcctcctgctccttctTCCTGTGCGCCTGTGTTGAGACTCCTCTCCCACCTGCTGGCCTTTTGTATTTACTCCATCACCACCGGCCTGCTGCTGTCCATCTGCTTGGACCGGCTGGCCGCCAGGCGCTCAG GAAACAGACTTCCCGTTTCCGTGGAGATGACCCAGTGCATTGAACAAAACTACGAGGCGGTGGTTGACATCACAGGTGAGCGCGCGCTCTACGAGGACTCTGAATACTCTGAATGA
- the LOC116332147 gene encoding uncharacterized protein LOC116332147 isoform X2: MKTAPVALLPGVCVLLLSASTVSAVSLSVSPNLQQVFSGSSPVSLSCDDGWTVRRTRGNQTDECGPAADFRRLNESLCVQDLQTTFTAIYWCETSSGQKSDEVTISVSEKGVILEIPALPVIKGSNLTLRCRLSTGDTVAAYFFYSGRRLVSGHKEHTISNVQQSNEGFYWCATDLSGSSAHSYLRVRDPPTTSVRSSVRSRETMSPIPSLPPPPTNCSSPRPPPAPSSCAPVLRLLSHLLAFCIYSITTGLLLSICLDRLAARRSGNRLPVSVEMTQCIEQNYEAVVDITGERALYEDSEYSE, from the exons ATGAAGACTGCACCTGTGGCTCTGCTCCCCG gtgtgtgtgtgctgttgctGTCTGCATCAACTGTTTCTGCAG tgtctctgtctgtcagtccaaaccttcagcaggtcttcagtGGATCCTCTCcagtgtctctgagctgtgatgATGGATGGACGGTGAGGAGGACCAGAGGAAACCAGACTGATGAGTGTGGACCAGCGGCAGACTTCAGGAGACTTAATGAGTCCTTGTGTGTTCAGGACTTGCAAACAACCTTCACAGCGATTTACTGGTGTGAAACCAGTTCTGGGCAGAAGAGTGATGAAGTCACCATCAGTGTTTCAG AAAAAGGAGTGATCCTGGAGATCCCGGCACTTCCTGTGATAAAAGGAAGTAATCTCACTCTGCGTTGCAGGCTCAGCACTGGTGACACGGTGGCAGCTTACTTTTTCTACAGTGGACGTCGTCTTGTATCTGGACATAAAGAGCACACCATCTCCAACGTGCAGCAGTCTAATGAGGGTTTCTACTGGTGTGCTACTGATCTGAGTGGATCATCTGCTCATAGCTACctgagggtcagag ATCCCCCGACGACCTCCGTCAGATCATCTGTCCGTTCTCGTGAAACCATGTCCCCCATTCCCTCTCTTCCCCCTCCTCCCACCAACTGTTCCTCACCTcgtcctcctcctgctccttctTCCTGTGCGCCTGTGTTGAGACTCCTCTCCCACCTGCTGGCCTTTTGTATTTACTCCATCACCACCGGCCTGCTGCTGTCCATCTGCTTGGACCGGCTGGCCGCCAGGCGCTCAG GAAACAGACTTCCCGTTTCCGTGGAGATGACCCAGTGCATTGAACAAAACTACGAGGCGGTGGTTGACATCACAGGTGAGCGCGCGCTCTACGAGGACTCTGAATACTCTGAATGA